Within Methanomassiliicoccales archaeon, the genomic segment AGGCGCTTTTAACGTCGTATGCCAACCTACGGGAGATGAAGCTCATCTCCTTCTCATCGAAGATGAAGTAGCTGGCTCGGGGATCGAAATCGCGCGGCTGCCCCACAGATCCCGGGTTCACAAGCATGCCTCTGCTCGTGACCTTGATGTAAGGAACGTGCGTGTGCCCGGTGATGAGCACCTGACATTGGGCCATTTCCAAGAGCTCTGGTACTGCATCTCCCTCGTAGAGATACTCATCATCATCCCTTGGAGAGCCATGATACAGACCGACCTCTTTCTCGCCGATCCTCAGATGGGCATGCGACTTGAGGCCCTTGAGATAGTCAGCCGCTTGAGCAGAGATGTTCTTGGACGTCCAATTGACCGCCGCAGCGGCGTTGGGGTTCATGCCCACCGGGTTGATGCGGACCACCGCCAGGTCGTGGTTGCCGTATATGCAGGTGGTATTGCGCGTCCGCAGTTCTTCCACAACCTCGTTCGGGAATGCCCCGTAGCCCACCAGGTCTCCCGCGCAGACAATCTCCTGTATGCCACGAGCGTCCACATCCTTCAATACCTCCTTCAAAGCATGGAGATTGGAATGAATGTCGGAGATGACGGCAATCTTCACGATTTAATAAATTAATGAATTATCTATAAAAACCTATCAATGAACGGTTTGATCACCAATGGCACCTTGGCGGCGACATCGGTCGCCAGGAGACTGAAGCCCTTCTCTTCGTACGCCAGATCTCCGGCGTAGCCGTTGGTGAAGGCAGCGATGCGCGCGGCGTCGAACGGAGCGACACCTCGCGAAAGCAGTCCCGCCACCTCTCCGGCGAGCACATCGCCCGTGCCGCCCACGCTCATGCCCGCATTGCCGGTCCGGTTCAGTTTCCAGCGCTGATCATCGGCGATGACGTCCAGGCGTCCCTTGATCAGTACCGTCAGACCGATGCGGCGGGAGAGCTCCCGGGCCGGTTTCGCCCTCTCCTCATAAACGGAAGGAAGCTTCTTTCTGGTCAAAAGTTCGAACTCCCGGGCATGGGGCGTCACCACCCCGGTCTTGTTCTGCAGGACGTCCAGGTCCTCGGCCACGGCGGCGATCCCATCCGCATCTATGACCATCGGCTTCTTACAAGATCGGATGTACTGGCGGATGGCTTCCTTGGTCTCGGTAGCGTCACCAAGGCCCGGCCCGATGAGCACCGCATCCACCTTCTCTGTCAGCCGCTTGAGCAGCGGAACGTGCTTGGATGTCAGTCTCTCTCCAGGCAAGGAATGAACGATGAAGTTGGGCGAATAGGAGGCGATGGGCAGATACGTCCGTTCAGGAGTGGCGATGTGCACCAGGTCCACCTTGATACCGAACGCTCCGAAACCGGCCAGGGCCGGAGCGCCAGAGTAAGGGCCGCCGCCGATGATGAGCACTCTACCGTTCATGCCCTTATGCGAATCCGGGGAAGGAATTGGATAGTATGCGAACTCCCCTGGCCCGACGAACCTCTGGGCCTCCTCGGGTATGCCGATATCCGCGACAACGATGTCTCCGGAGTTCCTCTCGTTCATACCCTCCTTGAGGTCGTGGAAGGTGACCGTGATGTGTGGCTTGATCCTAGGCCGCGCTCCCAGCCCGGATGGCACGTCCACCGAGACGATCTTGGCCGGGGAGCGGTTGATCTTCGAGATGAGCTTGGCGTAGGGCTCTCGGACCGACCCAGTCGCCCCAGTGCCCAACAGAGCATCCACGATCACATCCTGCTCATCGAAATCGACGTCATGGCGGGCCACGACCAGGTCCTTGACTTCTTCGTAGGCGTCGCGGGCGATCAGCGTGGAGATATCGTCCGCCCTCTTGGCCATGACCACCTGCACCCGGTTGCGTTCCTTGAGATGCTTCGCTGCCACGAAGCCGTCACCGCCGTTGTTGCCGGCGCCGCAGACCACCAGGATGCGCTTGTTGTCTCCGAAGCGCTCCGTCACCAGGTCGGCGACCGCTCTTCCCGCATTGTCCATGAGGAAGCTGGTAGGCACGCCCAGATGCTCGGCGTTGATGTCCAGGACGGAGAACTCCTTGATAGGCAGCATGAATGCCGATTTGGCTCGAAGGCCAATAATGTTTTCCTTCCGCCTCCCACGATAGATCTAGCCTCAGCGAGCGGGAAGTCCCCCTCCACGAGGTGGGGGATGAGAGCGAGCAGGAAACAATATATCTTCACATTCCATGCCTGTGAGTAATAGGGACTGAATAGCCCGAGTTTACGCTTGTCTGACATCATGTAAGACCTCTCTGAGGCGTTTGGTGGATGATGCAAGAAGCCACTTGCGCAAGCGGGTGGTAGTTCACTAATGGCGAGCCGATTTGAAGCCTGGACCGGGAGAAGAAGTGACGGACATCCGCAGACTGGTGCTGGACGTATTGAAGCCCCATCATCCATCGATCGTGGATCTAGCTCGCAAGCTGAGCACCCTGGAAGGCGTTTCCGGGGTCAACTGCACCCTGGAAGAGGTCGACCAGGAGACGGAGAGCATCAAGATCACCATCGAGGGTGCGGCCGTGGACTTCGAGGTTGTTGAGCAAGCCATCTCCGAGACGGGAGCGGTAATCCATTCCGTCGATTCCGTATCCGCGGGCAAGAAACTGGTCGAGGAAGTCGGGACGCCTCAGGACCGCTGAGCGCGCACCAGGGCCTCGCCCACCCTGACCAACAATTGGGATTTAGTGATCGTCCTGGCGACGAGCACCCTACCCTTCTTGTCATACCATGCCCCAGGATAGGATTTCTCCGTTTCCAGGACGTAATCCAGGCCGAGCTTCGCCAGCGCCTTCTCCATCATCTCCAGAGTAGGGTTCGGCACCGCCAGGCTCTTCTTCACCTTGCGCCCGGTGGCCCTGGTCCGGCCTGCATCGAAGTATTCAGGCCACAGGACCCAGGACCTTTTCTCGTCCATGGACTTCACTTGAGAACCTAGAAGAGGTTTATTTCACCAGGACCGCGTTGATCGCCCCGTCCTGTCCCGGTCGGGAGGTCACCTTGGCCATTCCGATCTCGGTCTGGATGATGGCGCCGCGGTTGATGATGTTGCGCTGCACGTAGTTGGGGTTGGCGGCGTTC encodes:
- a CDS encoding metallophosphoesterase family protein: MKIAVISDIHSNLHALKEVLKDVDARGIQEIVCAGDLVGYGAFPNEVVEELRTRNTTCIYGNHDLAVVRINPVGMNPNAAAAVNWTSKNISAQAADYLKGLKSHAHLRIGEKEVGLYHGSPRDDDEYLYEGDAVPELLEMAQCQVLITGHTHVPYIKVTSRGMLVNPGSVGQPRDFDPRASYFIFDEKEMSFISRRLAYDVKSASQAIIEAGLPSFLGTRLAEGI
- a CDS encoding NAD(P)H-hydrate dehydratase; the encoded protein is MLPIKEFSVLDINAEHLGVPTSFLMDNAGRAVADLVTERFGDNKRILVVCGAGNNGGDGFVAAKHLKERNRVQVVMAKRADDISTLIARDAYEEVKDLVVARHDVDFDEQDVIVDALLGTGATGSVREPYAKLISKINRSPAKIVSVDVPSGLGARPRIKPHITVTFHDLKEGMNERNSGDIVVADIGIPEEAQRFVGPGEFAYYPIPSPDSHKGMNGRVLIIGGGPYSGAPALAGFGAFGIKVDLVHIATPERTYLPIASYSPNFIVHSLPGERLTSKHVPLLKRLTEKVDAVLIGPGLGDATETKEAIRQYIRSCKKPMVIDADGIAAVAEDLDVLQNKTGVVTPHAREFELLTRKKLPSVYEERAKPARELSRRIGLTVLIKGRLDVIADDQRWKLNRTGNAGMSVGGTGDVLAGEVAGLLSRGVAPFDAARIAAFTNGYAGDLAYEEKGFSLLATDVAAKVPLVIKPFIDRFL
- a CDS encoding DUF211 domain-containing protein, yielding MKPGPGEEVTDIRRLVLDVLKPHHPSIVDLARKLSTLEGVSGVNCTLEEVDQETESIKITIEGAAVDFEVVEQAISETGAVIHSVDSVSAGKKLVEEVGTPQDR
- a CDS encoding signal recognition particle subunit SRP19/SEC65 family protein produces the protein MDEKRSWVLWPEYFDAGRTRATGRKVKKSLAVPNPTLEMMEKALAKLGLDYVLETEKSYPGAWYDKKGRVLVARTITKSQLLVRVGEALVRAQRS